In one Magallana gigas chromosome 7, xbMagGiga1.1, whole genome shotgun sequence genomic region, the following are encoded:
- the LOC105318395 gene encoding focal adhesion kinase 1 isoform X8 yields the protein MTTSSTTSYPIGDVGLPHLVYLTHEGTLTSICTHRPVLQSYDTDQTSTQRCWGWLYSCCCCHFNRTMKLSHAKGISKRLSEIARWSRLWKIIQDEECEQCSDLIEAENESDLRVKRFLMDRSILKVHLPNGGFNMVKYGDATDVKDIIKLVVGRLAAGERYYSKCYALKLVHLQSKESYWLHNNLSMYQVRQKYESSHPPEEWRYELRVRYLPKNFSDLYLRDKVTFFYLYDQIRNDYMRDIAESIEPEVAIRLGCIEMRRFFKDMPQVALDKKSNFEYLEKEIGFKRFLPKSVIDSMKSKNLRKLIQNHFKQYAQLKEHECVYKFFDTLSTVNKFNQERFRCNVGSTTSWGISMEIVIGPEVGISYQTEKSSSPVHMADFSQVKSIQTTTQEDRGILQIRIAGAVDPLTITSSPSEVEDMADLIDGYCRLVHDINTSLWTRKGDSIPRTPKSSMKKSGQKDAIHHERISDYAEIVEDEGDYSTPAGPLGSRRRKKSRNFELKRENIKLLEVLGEGQFGDVFKGLFTDKDGVQSAVAVKTCKEDNEDSMMEKFLEEALIMQQFDHPHIIHLVGICSETLPVWIVMELAKHGEMRAYLQNNRTRLDLCTLMLYCHQLSKALSYLESKKFVHRDIAARNVLVSSHDCVKLGDFGLSRVVDEQSYYKASKGKLPIKWMAPESINFRRFTTASDVWMFGVCMWEILMYGIKPFQGVKNNDVIGKIENGERLPLPQECPPSLYNLMCQCWSYEPSKRPSFSDIKVRLQEILAEERNRQVEEMKRDNRRIQEINWTGSSGSDIEEPPPKPARPNFMTPAGSTPNLSNNHSVDSLPPQWGSTTHLPISHSTPLGPSPQQPPIHSHTGPPVMSVIPQHQGPREINLQNYFPSSSGYTSVQQHQHYLHQNSESVPDMGRGGAGYPGYNVPRNPQQLSEMLSTGQRNAPPSPVNSTVISDIMTQNPHSNHASPDSEWAPAVTVPVRLLNDSEDTTVIEQQLRLQQRQSEEDAKWLQDSEKHLKRDKSSGAIEQETRVQNNRSPTDGLPTQKENPQIPPHPNVVTRVPSHTSSGSRSSSTSESDGLSSPRQPELPDLDRSNDNIYNSTTSVVRSVMVLTKEASNVKAEEYTNLVKDVGVKLRALLGAVDEFIPTLPAPFVHEVQMAQNVLSTDMASIIAAMKLAIQYSTTTMDVEYRKGMLKAAHVLAMDSKNLLDIVDKTRVKVKLQSGLS from the exons ATGACCACTTCTTCAACAACTTCTTACCCTATAGGAGATGTGGGCCTACCTCACCTGGTTTACCTGACCCACGAGGGGACCCTGACCAGTATCTGTACCCACCGCCCGGTTCTACAGTCCTACGATACCGACCAGACCTCCACCCAGCGCTGCTGGGGCTGGCTCTACTCATGCTGCTGCTGCCATTTTAACAGGACTATGAAACTGTCCCATGCTAAAGGGATCTCCAAACGTCTCTCTGAG ATTGCACGATGGAGTAGACTTTGGAAGATTATACAAGATGAAGAATGTGAGCAATGCTCGGATTTGATTGAAGCAGAAAACGAGAGCGACCTCCGTGTCAAACGTTTCCTGATGGACAGGTCCATTTTAAAAGTCCACCTCCCTAATGGGGGGTTCAACATGGTGAAATATGGCGATGCGACGGATGTAAAG GACATCATCAAACTTGTGGTGGGCCGGTTAGCTGCAGGAGAGAGATACTATTCCAAATGCTACGCCCTCAAACTGGTCCACTTACAGTCCAAGGAGTCGTACTGGCTCCACAACAATCTGTCCATGTACCAGGTCAGACAGAAGTACGAGTCGTCTCACCCCCCAGAGGAATGGAG ATATGAGCTAAGAGTCAGATACTTACCAAAGAACTTCTCTGATCTTTATTTGAGAGATAAAGTGACcttcttttatttatatgacCAA ATACGCAATGATTATATGAGAGATATAGCAGAGTCTATAGAACCAGAAGTTGCCATTCGCTTAGGTTGTATAGAAATGAG acgattttttaaagacatgccaCAAGTAGCCTTAGACAAGAAATCCAACTTTGAgtatttagaaaaagaaattggCTTTAAAAGATTTCTTCCCAAGTCAGTTATAGACTCTATGAAG TCGAAGAATCTAAGGAAGCTGATCCAGAACCATTTTAAGCAGTATGCCCAGTTAAAGGAGCATGAGTGCGTGTACAAGTTTTTTGACACTCTGTCAACCGTGAACAAGTTTAACCAGGAGCGGTTCCGATGTAATGTTGGG TCCACAACATCTTGGGGCATTTCTATGGAGATTGTGATAGGACCCGAGGTTGGAATAAGCTACCAGACAGAGAAGTCTTCATCT CCGGTACACATGGCCGATTTCTCTCAAGTGAAGTCCATTCAGACGACTACGCAGGAGGATCGTGGGATTCTCCAGATTCGTATCGCCGGAGCTGTGGACCCCCTGACCATAACCTCCTCGCCCTCCGAGGTCGAAGACATGGCCGACCTTATTGACGGCTACTGTCGACTCGTTCATGACATCAACACATCGCTGTGGACAAGAAAAG GGGATAGCATTCCACGGACACCCAAGTCCAGCATGAAGAAGTCTGGACAGAAAGACGCCATCCACCACGAAA GAATTTCAGATTACGCTGAGATTGTGGAAGATGAAGGTGACTACAGTACACCAGCAG GCCCTCTGGGTAGCAGACGACGAAAGAAAA GTCGTAACTTTGAGCTTAAGCGGGAGAACATCAAACTCCTGGAGGTGCTGGGGGAGGGACAGTTTGGGGACGTGTTCAAAGGACTCTTTACAGACAAG GATGGAGTTCAGTCTGCTGTAGCTGTCAAGACTTGCAAGGAGGATAATGAAGACTCCATGATGGAAAAGTTTCTAGAAGAAGCAT TGATCATGCAGCAGTTTGACCACCCCCACATCATTCACCTGGTCGGGATCTGTTCCGAGACACTTCCTGTCTGGATTGTCATGGAGCTGGCCAAGCATGGAGAG ATGAGAGCTTACCTACAGAACAACCGTACCAGACTAGACCTGTGTACCCTGATGCTGTATTGTCATCAGCTCAGTAAGGCCCTCTCCTACCTCGAAAGCAAGAAGTTTGTCCACAG GGACATAGCTGCTAGAAATGTTTTGGTCTCATCTCATGATTGTGTCAAACTTGGCGACTTTGGATTGTCAAGGGTTGTGGATGAACAAAGTTACTATAAAG CCTCAAAGGGCAAACTTCCTATAAAATGGATGGCTCCAGAATCCATCAATTTCAGGAGGTTCACAACAGCTAGTGATGTCTGGATGTTTG gaGTGTGTATGTGGGAGATTTTAATGTATGGCATTAAACCATTCCAAGGAGTGAAGAACAATGATGTGATTGGCAAGATAGAGAATGGGGAGCGATTGCCCCTCCCACAGGAATGTCCCCCCTCCCTGTACAATCTCATGTGTCAGTGCTGGTCATATGAACCTTCCAAGAGGCCTTCATTTTCTGACATAAAAGTCCGCCTTCA AGAAATTTTAGCTGAAGAAAGAAATCGTCAAGTTGAGGAGATGAAAAGAGACAACCGTAGAATACAAGAAATAAATTGGA cagGATCAAGTGGATCAGATATTGAGGAACCCCCGCCAAAACCAGCCCGTCCCAATTTCATGACACCAGCTGGATCCACCCCAAACCTCTCCAATAACCACAGTGTGGACTCCCTCCCCCCACAATGGGGGAGCACCACTCATCTCCCCATCAGTCACAGCACGCCCCTGGGACCTAGCCCCCAGCAGCCCCCAATACACTCTCACACTGGCCCACCTGTCATGTCAGTAATTCCCCAGCATCAAGGACCCAGAGAAATCAACCTACAGAATTACTTCCCTTCCTCATCTGGATACACATCAGTTCAACAGCATCAGCACTATCTCCATCAGAACTCCGAGTCGGTTCCAGACATGGGCCGGGGAGGAGCTGGTTACCCTGGTTATAATGTTCCCCGCAATCCCCAACAACTGTCAGAAATGTTGTCTACAGGCCAGAGGAATGCTCCTCCATCTCCTGTCAATTCCACTGTGATATCAGATATTATGACTCAGAATCCTCACTCTAATCATGCCTCTCCAGACAGCGAGTGGGCGCCAGCAGTGACGGTGCCGGTGAGGCTTCTGAATGACTCAGAAGACACGACTGTGATAGAACAACAGCTACGCCTTCAGCAGAGACAGTCTGAGGAGGACGCCAAGTGGCTGCAGGACTCGGAAAAACACCTG AAGAGAGATAAAAGTTCTGGTGCAATCGAACAGGAGACAAGGGTTCAGAATAACCGCTCTCCCACGGATGGTCTCCCCACACAGAAGGAGAACCCACAGATTCCTCCCCATCCAAATGTGGTCACCAGAGTGCCTAGCCACACCTCAA GTGGGAGCAGAAGCAGTAGTACGAGTGAGTCAGATGGTCTGTCATCACCAAGGCAACCTGAACTACCTGACCTAGACCGATCCAATGACAACATCTATAACAGCACCACAAGTGTTGTTAGGTCGGTGATGGTCTTGACAAAGGAAGCTAGCAACGTGAAAGCCGAGGAGTACACCAATCTTGTCAAa GATGTCGGTGTGAAGCTGAGGGCTCTTTTAGGTGCAGTGGACGAGTTCATTCCTACACTCCCAGCACCATTTGTCCATGAG GTTCAGATGGCCCAGAATGTTTTATCGACTGACATGGCATCCATTATTGCAGCCATGAAATTAGCCATCCAATATAGCACAACAACAATGGATGTTGAGTACAGAAAGGGCATGCTGAAAGCTGCCCATGTGTTGGCAATGGATTCCAAGAACTTGCTTGATATTGTAGATAAGACTAGAGTGAAAGTGAAACTACAAAGTGGTCTCAGCTGA
- the LOC105318395 gene encoding focal adhesion kinase 1 isoform X7, protein MTTSSTTSYPIGDVGLPHLVYLTHEGTLTSICTHRPVLQSYDTDQTSTQRCWGWLYSCCCCHFNRTMKLSHAKGISKRLSEIARWSRLWKIIQDEECEQCSDLIEAENESDLRVKRFLMDRSILKVHLPNGGFNMVKYGDATDVKDIIKLVVGRLAAGERYYSKCYALKLVHLQSKESYWLHNNLSMYQVRQKYESSHPPEEWRYELRVRYLPKNFSDLYLRDKVTFFYLYDQIRNDYMRDIAESIEPEVAIRLGCIEMRRFFKDMPQVALDKKSNFEYLEKEIGFKRFLPKSVIDSMKSKNLRKLIQNHFKQYAQLKEHECVYKFFDTLSTVNKFNQERFRCNVGSTTSWGISMEIVIGPEVGISYQTEKSSSPVHMADFSQVKSIQTTTQEDRGILQIRIAGAVDPLTITSSPSEVEDMADLIDGYCRLVHDINTSLWTRKGDSIPRTPKSSMKKSGQKDAIHHERISDYAEIVEDEGDYSTPAGPLGSRRRKKRVEEYSRNFELKRENIKLLEVLGEGQFGDVFKGLFTDKDGVQSAVAVKTCKEDNEDSMMEKFLEEALIMQQFDHPHIIHLVGICSETLPVWIVMELAKHGEMRAYLQNNRTRLDLCTLMLYCHQLSKALSYLESKKFVHRDIAARNVLVSSHDCVKLGDFGLSRVVDEQSYYKASKGKLPIKWMAPESINFRRFTTASDVWMFGVCMWEILMYGIKPFQGVKNNDVIGKIENGERLPLPQECPPSLYNLMCQCWSYEPSKRPSFSDIKVRLQEILAEERNRQVEEMKRDNRRIQEINWTGSSGSDIEEPPPKPARPNFMTPAGSTPNLSNNHSVDSLPPQWGSTTHLPISHSTPLGPSPQQPPIHSHTGPPVMSVIPQHQGPREINLQNYFPSSSGYTSVQQHQHYLHQNSESVPDMGRGGAGYPGYNVPRNPQQLSEMLSTGQRNAPPSPVNSTVISDIMTQNPHSNHASPDSEWAPAVTVPVRLLNDSEDTTVIEQQLRLQQRQSEEDAKWLQDSEKHLKRDKSSGAIEQETRVQNNRSPTDGLPTQKENPQIPPHPNVVTRVPSHTSSGSRSSSTSESDGLSSPRQPELPDLDRSNDNIYNSTTSVVRSVMVLTKEASNVKAEEYTNLVKDVGVKLRALLGAVDEFIPTLPAPFVHEVQMAQNVLSTDMASIIAAMKLAIQYSTTTMDVEYRKGMLKAAHVLAMDSKNLLDIVDKTRVKVKLQSGLS, encoded by the exons ATGACCACTTCTTCAACAACTTCTTACCCTATAGGAGATGTGGGCCTACCTCACCTGGTTTACCTGACCCACGAGGGGACCCTGACCAGTATCTGTACCCACCGCCCGGTTCTACAGTCCTACGATACCGACCAGACCTCCACCCAGCGCTGCTGGGGCTGGCTCTACTCATGCTGCTGCTGCCATTTTAACAGGACTATGAAACTGTCCCATGCTAAAGGGATCTCCAAACGTCTCTCTGAG ATTGCACGATGGAGTAGACTTTGGAAGATTATACAAGATGAAGAATGTGAGCAATGCTCGGATTTGATTGAAGCAGAAAACGAGAGCGACCTCCGTGTCAAACGTTTCCTGATGGACAGGTCCATTTTAAAAGTCCACCTCCCTAATGGGGGGTTCAACATGGTGAAATATGGCGATGCGACGGATGTAAAG GACATCATCAAACTTGTGGTGGGCCGGTTAGCTGCAGGAGAGAGATACTATTCCAAATGCTACGCCCTCAAACTGGTCCACTTACAGTCCAAGGAGTCGTACTGGCTCCACAACAATCTGTCCATGTACCAGGTCAGACAGAAGTACGAGTCGTCTCACCCCCCAGAGGAATGGAG ATATGAGCTAAGAGTCAGATACTTACCAAAGAACTTCTCTGATCTTTATTTGAGAGATAAAGTGACcttcttttatttatatgacCAA ATACGCAATGATTATATGAGAGATATAGCAGAGTCTATAGAACCAGAAGTTGCCATTCGCTTAGGTTGTATAGAAATGAG acgattttttaaagacatgccaCAAGTAGCCTTAGACAAGAAATCCAACTTTGAgtatttagaaaaagaaattggCTTTAAAAGATTTCTTCCCAAGTCAGTTATAGACTCTATGAAG TCGAAGAATCTAAGGAAGCTGATCCAGAACCATTTTAAGCAGTATGCCCAGTTAAAGGAGCATGAGTGCGTGTACAAGTTTTTTGACACTCTGTCAACCGTGAACAAGTTTAACCAGGAGCGGTTCCGATGTAATGTTGGG TCCACAACATCTTGGGGCATTTCTATGGAGATTGTGATAGGACCCGAGGTTGGAATAAGCTACCAGACAGAGAAGTCTTCATCT CCGGTACACATGGCCGATTTCTCTCAAGTGAAGTCCATTCAGACGACTACGCAGGAGGATCGTGGGATTCTCCAGATTCGTATCGCCGGAGCTGTGGACCCCCTGACCATAACCTCCTCGCCCTCCGAGGTCGAAGACATGGCCGACCTTATTGACGGCTACTGTCGACTCGTTCATGACATCAACACATCGCTGTGGACAAGAAAAG GGGATAGCATTCCACGGACACCCAAGTCCAGCATGAAGAAGTCTGGACAGAAAGACGCCATCCACCACGAAA GAATTTCAGATTACGCTGAGATTGTGGAAGATGAAGGTGACTACAGTACACCAGCAG GCCCTCTGGGTAGCAGACGACGAAAGAAAA GAGTTGAAGAATATA GTCGTAACTTTGAGCTTAAGCGGGAGAACATCAAACTCCTGGAGGTGCTGGGGGAGGGACAGTTTGGGGACGTGTTCAAAGGACTCTTTACAGACAAG GATGGAGTTCAGTCTGCTGTAGCTGTCAAGACTTGCAAGGAGGATAATGAAGACTCCATGATGGAAAAGTTTCTAGAAGAAGCAT TGATCATGCAGCAGTTTGACCACCCCCACATCATTCACCTGGTCGGGATCTGTTCCGAGACACTTCCTGTCTGGATTGTCATGGAGCTGGCCAAGCATGGAGAG ATGAGAGCTTACCTACAGAACAACCGTACCAGACTAGACCTGTGTACCCTGATGCTGTATTGTCATCAGCTCAGTAAGGCCCTCTCCTACCTCGAAAGCAAGAAGTTTGTCCACAG GGACATAGCTGCTAGAAATGTTTTGGTCTCATCTCATGATTGTGTCAAACTTGGCGACTTTGGATTGTCAAGGGTTGTGGATGAACAAAGTTACTATAAAG CCTCAAAGGGCAAACTTCCTATAAAATGGATGGCTCCAGAATCCATCAATTTCAGGAGGTTCACAACAGCTAGTGATGTCTGGATGTTTG gaGTGTGTATGTGGGAGATTTTAATGTATGGCATTAAACCATTCCAAGGAGTGAAGAACAATGATGTGATTGGCAAGATAGAGAATGGGGAGCGATTGCCCCTCCCACAGGAATGTCCCCCCTCCCTGTACAATCTCATGTGTCAGTGCTGGTCATATGAACCTTCCAAGAGGCCTTCATTTTCTGACATAAAAGTCCGCCTTCA AGAAATTTTAGCTGAAGAAAGAAATCGTCAAGTTGAGGAGATGAAAAGAGACAACCGTAGAATACAAGAAATAAATTGGA cagGATCAAGTGGATCAGATATTGAGGAACCCCCGCCAAAACCAGCCCGTCCCAATTTCATGACACCAGCTGGATCCACCCCAAACCTCTCCAATAACCACAGTGTGGACTCCCTCCCCCCACAATGGGGGAGCACCACTCATCTCCCCATCAGTCACAGCACGCCCCTGGGACCTAGCCCCCAGCAGCCCCCAATACACTCTCACACTGGCCCACCTGTCATGTCAGTAATTCCCCAGCATCAAGGACCCAGAGAAATCAACCTACAGAATTACTTCCCTTCCTCATCTGGATACACATCAGTTCAACAGCATCAGCACTATCTCCATCAGAACTCCGAGTCGGTTCCAGACATGGGCCGGGGAGGAGCTGGTTACCCTGGTTATAATGTTCCCCGCAATCCCCAACAACTGTCAGAAATGTTGTCTACAGGCCAGAGGAATGCTCCTCCATCTCCTGTCAATTCCACTGTGATATCAGATATTATGACTCAGAATCCTCACTCTAATCATGCCTCTCCAGACAGCGAGTGGGCGCCAGCAGTGACGGTGCCGGTGAGGCTTCTGAATGACTCAGAAGACACGACTGTGATAGAACAACAGCTACGCCTTCAGCAGAGACAGTCTGAGGAGGACGCCAAGTGGCTGCAGGACTCGGAAAAACACCTG AAGAGAGATAAAAGTTCTGGTGCAATCGAACAGGAGACAAGGGTTCAGAATAACCGCTCTCCCACGGATGGTCTCCCCACACAGAAGGAGAACCCACAGATTCCTCCCCATCCAAATGTGGTCACCAGAGTGCCTAGCCACACCTCAA GTGGGAGCAGAAGCAGTAGTACGAGTGAGTCAGATGGTCTGTCATCACCAAGGCAACCTGAACTACCTGACCTAGACCGATCCAATGACAACATCTATAACAGCACCACAAGTGTTGTTAGGTCGGTGATGGTCTTGACAAAGGAAGCTAGCAACGTGAAAGCCGAGGAGTACACCAATCTTGTCAAa GATGTCGGTGTGAAGCTGAGGGCTCTTTTAGGTGCAGTGGACGAGTTCATTCCTACACTCCCAGCACCATTTGTCCATGAG GTTCAGATGGCCCAGAATGTTTTATCGACTGACATGGCATCCATTATTGCAGCCATGAAATTAGCCATCCAATATAGCACAACAACAATGGATGTTGAGTACAGAAAGGGCATGCTGAAAGCTGCCCATGTGTTGGCAATGGATTCCAAGAACTTGCTTGATATTGTAGATAAGACTAGAGTGAAAGTGAAACTACAAAGTGGTCTCAGCTGA
- the LOC105318395 gene encoding focal adhesion kinase 1 isoform X4 yields the protein MTTSSTTSYPIGDVGLPHLVYLTHEGTLTSICTHRPVLQSYDTDQTSTQRCWGWLYSCCCCHFNRTMKLSHAKGISKRLSEIARWSRLWKIIQDEECEQCSDLIEAENESDLRVKRFLMDRSILKVHLPNGGFNMVKYGDATDVKDIIKLVVGRLAAGERYYSKCYALKLVHLQSKESYWLHNNLSMYQVRQKYESSHPPEEWRYELRVRYLPKNFSDLYLRDKVTFFYLYDQIRNDYMRDIAESIEPEVAIRLGCIEMRRFFKDMPQVALDKKSNFEYLEKEIGFKRFLPKSVIDSMKSKNLRKLIQNHFKQYAQLKEHECVYKFFDTLSTVNKFNQERFRCNVGSTTSWGISMEIVIGPEVGISYQTEKSSSPVHMADFSQVKSIQTTTQEDRGILQIRIAGAVDPLTITSSPSEVEDMADLIDGYCRLVHDINTSLWTRKASMDWQLSVEEALTRLEKGDSIPRTPKSSMKKSGQKDAIHHERISDYAEIVEDEGDYSTPAGVEEYSRNFELKRENIKLLEVLGEGQFGDVFKGLFTDKDGVQSAVAVKTCKEDNEDSMMEKFLEEALIMQQFDHPHIIHLVGICSETLPVWIVMELAKHGEMRAYLQNNRTRLDLCTLMLYCHQLSKALSYLESKKFVHRDIAARNVLVSSHDCVKLGDFGLSRVVDEQSYYKASKGKLPIKWMAPESINFRRFTTASDVWMFGVCMWEILMYGIKPFQGVKNNDVIGKIENGERLPLPQECPPSLYNLMCQCWSYEPSKRPSFSDIKVRLQEILAEERNRQVEEMKRDNRRIQEINWTGSSGSDIEEPPPKPARPNFMTPAGSTPNLSNNHSVDSLPPQWGSTTHLPISHSTPLGPSPQQPPIHSHTGPPVMSVIPQHQGPREINLQNYFPSSSGYTSVQQHQHYLHQNSESVPDMGRGGAGYPGYNVPRNPQQLSEMLSTGQRNAPPSPVNSTVISDIMTQNPHSNHASPDSEWAPAVTVPVRLLNDSEDTTVIEQQLRLQQRQSEEDAKWLQDSEKHLKRDKSSGAIEQETRVQNNRSPTDGLPTQKENPQIPPHPNVVTRVPSHTSSGSRSSSTSESDGLSSPRQPELPDLDRSNDNIYNSTTSVVRSVMVLTKEASNVKAEEYTNLVKDVGVKLRALLGAVDEFIPTLPAPFVHEVQMAQNVLSTDMASIIAAMKLAIQYSTTTMDVEYRKGMLKAAHVLAMDSKNLLDIVDKTRVKVKLQSGLS from the exons ATGACCACTTCTTCAACAACTTCTTACCCTATAGGAGATGTGGGCCTACCTCACCTGGTTTACCTGACCCACGAGGGGACCCTGACCAGTATCTGTACCCACCGCCCGGTTCTACAGTCCTACGATACCGACCAGACCTCCACCCAGCGCTGCTGGGGCTGGCTCTACTCATGCTGCTGCTGCCATTTTAACAGGACTATGAAACTGTCCCATGCTAAAGGGATCTCCAAACGTCTCTCTGAG ATTGCACGATGGAGTAGACTTTGGAAGATTATACAAGATGAAGAATGTGAGCAATGCTCGGATTTGATTGAAGCAGAAAACGAGAGCGACCTCCGTGTCAAACGTTTCCTGATGGACAGGTCCATTTTAAAAGTCCACCTCCCTAATGGGGGGTTCAACATGGTGAAATATGGCGATGCGACGGATGTAAAG GACATCATCAAACTTGTGGTGGGCCGGTTAGCTGCAGGAGAGAGATACTATTCCAAATGCTACGCCCTCAAACTGGTCCACTTACAGTCCAAGGAGTCGTACTGGCTCCACAACAATCTGTCCATGTACCAGGTCAGACAGAAGTACGAGTCGTCTCACCCCCCAGAGGAATGGAG ATATGAGCTAAGAGTCAGATACTTACCAAAGAACTTCTCTGATCTTTATTTGAGAGATAAAGTGACcttcttttatttatatgacCAA ATACGCAATGATTATATGAGAGATATAGCAGAGTCTATAGAACCAGAAGTTGCCATTCGCTTAGGTTGTATAGAAATGAG acgattttttaaagacatgccaCAAGTAGCCTTAGACAAGAAATCCAACTTTGAgtatttagaaaaagaaattggCTTTAAAAGATTTCTTCCCAAGTCAGTTATAGACTCTATGAAG TCGAAGAATCTAAGGAAGCTGATCCAGAACCATTTTAAGCAGTATGCCCAGTTAAAGGAGCATGAGTGCGTGTACAAGTTTTTTGACACTCTGTCAACCGTGAACAAGTTTAACCAGGAGCGGTTCCGATGTAATGTTGGG TCCACAACATCTTGGGGCATTTCTATGGAGATTGTGATAGGACCCGAGGTTGGAATAAGCTACCAGACAGAGAAGTCTTCATCT CCGGTACACATGGCCGATTTCTCTCAAGTGAAGTCCATTCAGACGACTACGCAGGAGGATCGTGGGATTCTCCAGATTCGTATCGCCGGAGCTGTGGACCCCCTGACCATAACCTCCTCGCCCTCCGAGGTCGAAGACATGGCCGACCTTATTGACGGCTACTGTCGACTCGTTCATGACATCAACACATCGCTGTGGACAAGAAAAG CGTCTATGGATTGGCAATTATCAGTGGAAGAAGCGCTCACACGCTTAGAAAAAG GGGATAGCATTCCACGGACACCCAAGTCCAGCATGAAGAAGTCTGGACAGAAAGACGCCATCCACCACGAAA GAATTTCAGATTACGCTGAGATTGTGGAAGATGAAGGTGACTACAGTACACCAGCAG GAGTTGAAGAATATA GTCGTAACTTTGAGCTTAAGCGGGAGAACATCAAACTCCTGGAGGTGCTGGGGGAGGGACAGTTTGGGGACGTGTTCAAAGGACTCTTTACAGACAAG GATGGAGTTCAGTCTGCTGTAGCTGTCAAGACTTGCAAGGAGGATAATGAAGACTCCATGATGGAAAAGTTTCTAGAAGAAGCAT TGATCATGCAGCAGTTTGACCACCCCCACATCATTCACCTGGTCGGGATCTGTTCCGAGACACTTCCTGTCTGGATTGTCATGGAGCTGGCCAAGCATGGAGAG ATGAGAGCTTACCTACAGAACAACCGTACCAGACTAGACCTGTGTACCCTGATGCTGTATTGTCATCAGCTCAGTAAGGCCCTCTCCTACCTCGAAAGCAAGAAGTTTGTCCACAG GGACATAGCTGCTAGAAATGTTTTGGTCTCATCTCATGATTGTGTCAAACTTGGCGACTTTGGATTGTCAAGGGTTGTGGATGAACAAAGTTACTATAAAG CCTCAAAGGGCAAACTTCCTATAAAATGGATGGCTCCAGAATCCATCAATTTCAGGAGGTTCACAACAGCTAGTGATGTCTGGATGTTTG gaGTGTGTATGTGGGAGATTTTAATGTATGGCATTAAACCATTCCAAGGAGTGAAGAACAATGATGTGATTGGCAAGATAGAGAATGGGGAGCGATTGCCCCTCCCACAGGAATGTCCCCCCTCCCTGTACAATCTCATGTGTCAGTGCTGGTCATATGAACCTTCCAAGAGGCCTTCATTTTCTGACATAAAAGTCCGCCTTCA AGAAATTTTAGCTGAAGAAAGAAATCGTCAAGTTGAGGAGATGAAAAGAGACAACCGTAGAATACAAGAAATAAATTGGA cagGATCAAGTGGATCAGATATTGAGGAACCCCCGCCAAAACCAGCCCGTCCCAATTTCATGACACCAGCTGGATCCACCCCAAACCTCTCCAATAACCACAGTGTGGACTCCCTCCCCCCACAATGGGGGAGCACCACTCATCTCCCCATCAGTCACAGCACGCCCCTGGGACCTAGCCCCCAGCAGCCCCCAATACACTCTCACACTGGCCCACCTGTCATGTCAGTAATTCCCCAGCATCAAGGACCCAGAGAAATCAACCTACAGAATTACTTCCCTTCCTCATCTGGATACACATCAGTTCAACAGCATCAGCACTATCTCCATCAGAACTCCGAGTCGGTTCCAGACATGGGCCGGGGAGGAGCTGGTTACCCTGGTTATAATGTTCCCCGCAATCCCCAACAACTGTCAGAAATGTTGTCTACAGGCCAGAGGAATGCTCCTCCATCTCCTGTCAATTCCACTGTGATATCAGATATTATGACTCAGAATCCTCACTCTAATCATGCCTCTCCAGACAGCGAGTGGGCGCCAGCAGTGACGGTGCCGGTGAGGCTTCTGAATGACTCAGAAGACACGACTGTGATAGAACAACAGCTACGCCTTCAGCAGAGACAGTCTGAGGAGGACGCCAAGTGGCTGCAGGACTCGGAAAAACACCTG AAGAGAGATAAAAGTTCTGGTGCAATCGAACAGGAGACAAGGGTTCAGAATAACCGCTCTCCCACGGATGGTCTCCCCACACAGAAGGAGAACCCACAGATTCCTCCCCATCCAAATGTGGTCACCAGAGTGCCTAGCCACACCTCAA GTGGGAGCAGAAGCAGTAGTACGAGTGAGTCAGATGGTCTGTCATCACCAAGGCAACCTGAACTACCTGACCTAGACCGATCCAATGACAACATCTATAACAGCACCACAAGTGTTGTTAGGTCGGTGATGGTCTTGACAAAGGAAGCTAGCAACGTGAAAGCCGAGGAGTACACCAATCTTGTCAAa GATGTCGGTGTGAAGCTGAGGGCTCTTTTAGGTGCAGTGGACGAGTTCATTCCTACACTCCCAGCACCATTTGTCCATGAG GTTCAGATGGCCCAGAATGTTTTATCGACTGACATGGCATCCATTATTGCAGCCATGAAATTAGCCATCCAATATAGCACAACAACAATGGATGTTGAGTACAGAAAGGGCATGCTGAAAGCTGCCCATGTGTTGGCAATGGATTCCAAGAACTTGCTTGATATTGTAGATAAGACTAGAGTGAAAGTGAAACTACAAAGTGGTCTCAGCTGA